In Sphaeramia orbicularis chromosome 7, fSphaOr1.1, whole genome shotgun sequence, one genomic interval encodes:
- the vma22 gene encoding vacuolar ATPase assembly protein VMA22: protein MGLSEMEESCLQLDEKLLRFMDQLELLEEKRAALNSLIEQGWFSISKARYSMGNKQVSTLQYASEIEPLVCVSARTLDNGEVKFCTEKVTQTSGNESGTNVSPVEDIGPQETSVRRRNKPKKDSTEKGGNGKEVSEKLAEGPLPRKSDQNPQQDPLKWFGILVPQSLKQAQSSFKQVIELSAEIASLQTAVLNTRQELKHSMKEKQLLQETAPPCLSDTVVH, encoded by the exons ATGGGCTTGTCAGAAATGGAGGAATCTTGTCTGCAACTGGATGAGAAGCTGCTACGTTTTATGGATCAGCTGGAGTTACTGGAGGAGAAACGAGCCGCTCTCAACTCTCTCATTGAGCAG GGATGGTTTTCCATATCCAAGGCACGATATTCCATGGGAAACAAACAAGTCTCAACCCTTCAGTATGCCAGTGAGATTGAGCCATTGGTCTGTGTTAGTGCTAG AACACTAGATAATGGTGaggtaaagttctgcacagaaaAGGTCACACAAACAAGTGGCAATGAGTCTGGAACTAACGTGAGTCCAGTAGAAGATATTGGACCTCAAGAAACAA GTGTCAGGAGAAGAAACAAACCTAaaaaagacagcacagaaaagGGCGGTAATGGAAAAGAAGTCAGTGAAAAACTTGCTGAAGGTCCTCTACCAAGAAAAAGCGACCAGAATCCTCAGCAAGATCCACTTAAATGGTTTGGCATCCTGGTTCCACAGTCTCTTAAACAAGCACAGTCATCATTTAAGCAAG TAATAGAGCTGTCTGCTGAGATTGCATCCCTTCAGACTGCAGTTTTAAACACCAGACAGGAGCTAAAGCATAGCATGAAAGAGAAACAACTTCTTCAAGAGACAGCCCCACCGTGTCTTTCTGACACAGTGGTACACTGA
- the ebp gene encoding 3-beta-hydroxysteroid-Delta(8),Delta(7)-isomerase, whose product MMDAPSETGVVHPYWPRDLLIPSYVANDRSMSEILAFLFSVSGVFLLITWVITGQKGDYGSFGIWRRLAVCWFAVCGFIHGVIEGWFCLFYHIIPGDQSFLSQLWKEYSKGDSRYVIADNFTVCMETVTACLWGPFSFWAVFAFLTNKPYRYVLQLIISLGQLYGAVLYFFTEHRDGYAHSELGHPIYFWFYFVFLNVLWIVIPLMLIVDAWRQLSAAQTVTDQKRSQKTKGH is encoded by the exons ATGATGGATGCTCCTTCAGAAACTGGAGTTGTTCATCCCTACTGGCCACGGGATCTCTTGATTCCCAGCTACGTGGCCAATGACCGATCCATGTCCGAGATCCTGGCGTTCCTGTTTTCTGTATCTGGGGTCTTTCTACTTATTACCTGGGTGATAACCGGTCAGAAAGGAGACTATGGCAGTTTTGGGATTTGGAGACGCCTGGCTGTGTGCTGGTTTGCTGTTTGTGGTTTCATCCATGGGGTCATTGAGGGttggttctgtctgttttatcatATTATTCCAGGAGACCAGAGCTTCCTCTCACAGCTGT GGAAAGAGTACTCTAAAGGAGACAGTCGTTATGTGAT AGCGGATAACTTCACTGTCTGTATGGAGACTGTGACTGCATGTCTGTGGGGACCGTTCAGCTTTTGGGCTGTGTTTGCTTTCTTAACGAACAAGCCCTACAGATATGTACTGCAGCTTATCATTTCCTTAG GTCAGCTGTATGGAGCAGTGCTTTACTTCTTCACAGAGCATCGTGATGGTTACGCTCACAGCGAGTTGGGACACCCCATTTACTTCTGGTTCTACTTTGTGTTCTTGAATGTGCTGTGGATCGTCATACCACTGATGCTCATTGTGGACGCATGGAGACAACTCTCAGCAGCTCAAACTGTCACAGATCAAAAAAGATCACAAAAAACTAAAGGACATTGA
- the fkbpl gene encoding FK506-binding protein-like, which translates to MDPVKTSHGSDDSDTVHVTSWVSVCPRGPWKVQKKPTKKNRQQMCSSLCDTSCPSHPCPRLGSLCQVRVQLKAATDKEQSSVSGKGNEQPSDKPAQSTPEIRDDMATPFPRCRDSVLQVPLGDWTILRLGEGQCDVTEACLEGMKAGEKCEIHLSPVENGSNVSSGETADANLSLCATVELQTFTPGKESWEMSPAEKLEWVKSHKEKGGERFRSGDVWGAADSYSRALKLLITLDGHVRELDKKGQVQEEDEQRDTNPCETTEQQATDCPVLSASKYKTIKAELHSNLSLCQLKLNQPQCARASAAKATQLEPGGAKAWYRLGQACQMMNDLEEARKAFRKLLELQPDSSAALKALKDVANKEKETNAELGLRLSKMFS; encoded by the exons ATGGATCCTGTAAAAACCTCGCATGGTAGTGATGATTCTGATACTGTACATGTCACCTCCTGGGTGTCAGTGTGTCCCAGAGGGCCCTGGAAGGTCCAGAAGAAGCCAACAAAGAAGAACAGACAGCAGATGTGCTCTTCTTTATGTGATACAT CATGCCCATCGCATCCCTGTCCGAGGCTGGGTTCACTATGTCAAGTCCGAGTGCAGCTCAAAGCAGCCACAGATAAAGAACAGTCATCAGTATCTGGTAAAGGAAATGAGCAGCCGTCAGACAAACCTGCCCAATCAACCCCTGAGATTAGAGATGACATGGCCACACCATTCCCACGGTGTCGGGACTCTGTGCTGCAGGTTCCACTGGGTGACTGGACAATACTGAGACTAGGAGAGGGTCAGTGTGATGTCACAGAGGCCTGTCTGGAGGGGATGAAAGCTGGAGAGAAATGTGAG aTACATCTTTCTCCAGTGGAAAATGGTTCAAATGTCTCTTCAGGTGAGACTGCAGATGCAAACCTGTCTTTATGTGCCACAGTGGAACTCCAAACATTTACACCAGGCAAGGAGTCCTGGGAAATGTCTCCTGCAGAGAAACTGGAGTGGGTGAAATCTCACAAGGAGAAGGGTGGTGAGAGATTCAGGAGTGGAGATGTGTGGGGAGCTGCAGACAGCTACAGccgggctctcaaactcctcatCACTCTTGATGGTCATGTCAGGGAATTGGACAAAAAAGGGCAAGTGCAAGAAGAGGACGAGCAAAGAGACACAAATCCCTGTGAGACAACAGAACAGCAGGCCACAGACTGTCCAGTTCTCTCTGCTAGTAAGTACAAAACCATCAAAGCTGAGCTCCATTCAAACCTTTCGTTGTGCCAACTCAAACTAAACCAACCACAGTGTGCCAGGGCCAGCGCTGCTAAGGCCACACAGTTGGAGCCTGGGGGGGCTAAAGCCTGGTACCGGCTGGGACAAGCATGCCAGATGATGAATGACCTGGAGGAAGCTAGGAAGGCCTTTAGGAAACTTCTGGAGCTACAACCAGATTCATCTGCTGCTCTGAAGGCTCTAAAAGATGTGGCGAATAAGGAGAAGGAgacaaatgcagaactgggacTGAGACTCAGCAAAATGTTCAGCTGA